Proteins from a genomic interval of Acinonyx jubatus isolate Ajub_Pintada_27869175 chromosome B4, VMU_Ajub_asm_v1.0, whole genome shotgun sequence:
- the KLRF2 gene encoding killer cell lectin-like receptor subfamily F member 2 isoform X2, producing MENEDGYMVLDSKNRFKSSSKECSLYPPYYCLMLVCSCIGILIIMITLICLNFWEEKKDFSQKVNISRLAGNNHVCPKDWLLNQGKCYRFSMPSKTWNESQHDCAYLQAHLPVIQSLKELEFIQKSLKPGNPAWIGLYIASPGKQWMWINKHLFVEENNFLMIGPTDHTSCAVATRNQVYSEDCNSNFNGICQRDAV from the exons aTGGAGAATGAAGATGGCTATATGGTCCTGGATTCCAAGAATCGTTTCAAATCCAGCTCTAAAG AATGTTCCCTGTATCCACCGTATTATTGTCTTATGCTAGTATGTAGCTGCATTGGGATCCTTATTATCATGATCACACTGATTTGCCTGAACTTTTGGG aggaaaaaaaggatttctCCCAGAAAGTAAATATCAGCCGTCTAGCAG GAAATAATCATGTGTGCCCAAAAGACTGGCTGCTGAACCAAGGGAAATGCTACAGGTTTTCAATGCCTTCCAAAACTTGGAATGAGAGTCAACATGATTGTGCATACCTACAGGCACATTTACCGGTGATCCAAAGTTTGAAAGAGCTG GAGTTCATACAGAAGAGTTTAAAACCTGGAAATCCTGCTTGGATTGGACTATATATTGCATCCCCAGGAAAACAATGGATGTGGATAAATAAACACCTTTTTGTGGAAGAAAACAA TTTTCTCATGATTGGACCAACAGATCACACAAGCTGTGCTGTTGCAACAAGAAATCAGGTGTATTCTGAAGACTGTAACTCCAACTTTAATGGCATTTGCCAAAGAGACGCTGtctga
- the KLRF2 gene encoding killer cell lectin-like receptor subfamily F member 2 isoform X1, with amino-acid sequence MNKQNVTYWCPLIVGVRIHMLFSPQLLTQYPAPIPEIDILMNQSHSRSVNRAAFESYRILFTLYSGWSLIFSLHFPSGNNHVCPKDWLLNQGKCYRFSMPSKTWNESQHDCAYLQAHLPVIQSLKELEFIQKSLKPGNPAWIGLYIASPGKQWMWINKHLFVEENNFLMIGPTDHTSCAVATRNQVYSEDCNSNFNGICQRDAV; translated from the exons atgaataagcaaaatgttaCATATTGGTGTCCTCTAATTGTGGGGGTCAGAATTCACATGCTTTTTTCTCCCCAACTCCTCACCCAGTATCCTGCCCCCATTCCAGAAATAGACATATTAATGAATCAATCTCATTCTCGTTCTGTTAATAGAGCTGCCTTTGAATCATACAGGATACTATTCACACTTTATTCAGGGTGGAGTCTaattttttctctacattttcctTCAGGAAATAATCATGTGTGCCCAAAAGACTGGCTGCTGAACCAAGGGAAATGCTACAGGTTTTCAATGCCTTCCAAAACTTGGAATGAGAGTCAACATGATTGTGCATACCTACAGGCACATTTACCGGTGATCCAAAGTTTGAAAGAGCTG GAGTTCATACAGAAGAGTTTAAAACCTGGAAATCCTGCTTGGATTGGACTATATATTGCATCCCCAGGAAAACAATGGATGTGGATAAATAAACACCTTTTTGTGGAAGAAAACAA TTTTCTCATGATTGGACCAACAGATCACACAAGCTGTGCTGTTGCAACAAGAAATCAGGTGTATTCTGAAGACTGTAACTCCAACTTTAATGGCATTTGCCAAAGAGACGCTGtctga